A single Paratractidigestivibacter faecalis DNA region contains:
- a CDS encoding glycosyltransferase family 2 protein codes for MNPVVVIPSYWTEGAQPDGLGKPGVYDYATPIGKPLPELELCLSSLEQVRGIIRVIVLVVAPPSCEESARARVNSICRAHEDLNPLVIGQQEAAHVTNAVGRMLPNVVGEAVALRGYGAIKNLGLAVAAIMGHDVVVFLDDDNVVLDQDFLLNAVYGLGSLNRQGQHISAKSGYFVDASGSALPHPSTAWSERYWSKAGEFTKVMERMLSATRFSRSNHMCGGCCALHAEAFARVPFDPYITRGEDLDYVFDLRAFGLDVWFDNAWSVRSQPPEETASGPSLFMQDAYRWLYEYRKLEALNARRDLRTITRESLMPYPAPWVFPEVRQRVFKTAYRRMLTGPDRLAYLRILTRGRHEAERYARTASARYLSFAMAWSGIMASLWEDRYLKAAILKTGEVAPILQKVTPADLSGGISADISGNLGGDL; via the coding sequence GTGAACCCCGTCGTGGTCATACCGTCGTACTGGACCGAGGGCGCACAGCCCGACGGCCTGGGAAAGCCGGGCGTCTATGACTACGCCACGCCCATCGGCAAGCCGCTCCCGGAGCTTGAGCTGTGCCTCTCGTCGCTGGAGCAGGTGCGCGGCATCATCAGGGTCATCGTTCTGGTGGTGGCGCCCCCGTCCTGTGAGGAGTCCGCCCGCGCCCGCGTGAACTCCATCTGCCGCGCGCACGAGGACCTGAACCCGCTGGTCATTGGCCAGCAGGAGGCGGCCCATGTCACCAACGCCGTAGGGCGGATGCTGCCCAACGTGGTGGGGGAGGCCGTGGCCCTCCGCGGCTACGGCGCCATCAAGAACCTGGGCCTTGCGGTGGCCGCCATCATGGGCCATGACGTGGTGGTCTTCCTTGATGACGACAACGTTGTCCTTGACCAGGACTTTCTTCTCAACGCGGTCTACGGCCTGGGTTCGCTCAACCGCCAGGGCCAGCACATCAGCGCCAAGAGCGGCTACTTTGTGGACGCGTCCGGCTCCGCGCTGCCGCATCCGAGCACGGCCTGGTCGGAGCGCTACTGGTCAAAGGCGGGCGAGTTCACCAAGGTCATGGAGCGCATGCTCTCGGCCACGCGCTTCTCGCGGTCAAACCACATGTGCGGAGGCTGCTGCGCGCTTCACGCGGAGGCCTTTGCCCGCGTGCCGTTTGACCCCTACATCACGCGCGGAGAAGACCTTGACTATGTCTTTGACCTGCGCGCCTTTGGCCTTGACGTCTGGTTTGACAACGCCTGGAGCGTCCGCAGCCAGCCGCCCGAGGAGACCGCCAGCGGCCCCTCGCTCTTCATGCAGGACGCCTATCGCTGGCTCTACGAGTACCGCAAGCTCGAGGCGCTCAACGCGCGGCGAGACCTGCGCACCATAACGCGCGAGTCCCTCATGCCCTATCCGGCGCCGTGGGTCTTTCCCGAGGTGCGTCAGCGCGTCTTCAAGACGGCGTACCGTCGCATGCTCACGGGTCCGGACCGCCTTGCCTACCTGCGCATTCTCACGCGCGGCCGACACGAGGCGGAGCGGTACGCGCGCACGGCCTCTGCACGCTACCTCTCGTTTGCCATGGCCTGGTCCGGCATCATGGCCTCGCTCTGGGAGGACCGCTACCTCAAGGCGGCCATCCTCAAGACCGGCGAGGTGGCTCCCATCCTGCAGAAAGTCACGCCGGCGGATCTCTCTGGCGGCATCTCTGCCGACATCTCCGGCAACCTTGGAGGAGACCTATGA
- a CDS encoding phosphatase PAP2 family protein, translating to MTASDSKRDARGLAQGVLSYARKNVRTIAVLLAALAFVWLLEEVSEGEIMTLDALAYRFFVVTLRSDVMTPIMEGFTSLSSVAVILVMALVVAAFAPGKAPGRCVCANVVGALVLNQVLKFIVQRPRPDGYRLAVESGYSFPSGHSMISMAFYGLLIWMIWKYERDDVMRHVWCCLFGLIIVMVGISRVYLGVHYASDVIAGFCVSLIWLVFFTKVIAPAFMDEENVQPRS from the coding sequence ATGACCGCTAGCGATTCCAAGAGGGACGCTCGGGGCCTGGCCCAGGGCGTCCTTTCGTATGCACGCAAAAACGTCCGAACCATCGCGGTGCTGCTGGCCGCGCTGGCCTTTGTTTGGCTGCTGGAAGAGGTGTCCGAGGGAGAGATTATGACCCTGGACGCGCTGGCGTACCGGTTCTTTGTGGTCACGCTGCGCTCTGACGTGATGACCCCCATCATGGAGGGCTTCACCTCGCTTTCGTCCGTGGCCGTGATCTTGGTGATGGCGCTGGTGGTGGCCGCGTTTGCCCCGGGCAAGGCGCCGGGGCGCTGCGTCTGCGCCAATGTGGTGGGCGCGCTCGTGCTCAACCAGGTGCTCAAGTTCATCGTGCAGAGGCCGAGGCCGGACGGGTACCGGCTGGCGGTGGAGAGCGGCTACAGCTTTCCCTCGGGGCACTCGATGATCTCCATGGCGTTCTACGGGCTGCTCATCTGGATGATCTGGAAGTACGAGCGCGACGACGTGATGCGCCACGTGTGGTGCTGCCTGTTTGGGCTGATCATTGTGATGGTGGGCATCAGCCGCGTCTACCTGGGCGTTCACTATGCGTCCGACGTCATTGCCGGCTTCTGCGTCTCGTTGATCTGGCTGGTCTTCTTCACCAAGGTCATCGCCCCCGCCTTCATGGACGAGGAAAACGTCCAGCCACGGAGCTAG
- a CDS encoding LytR/AlgR family response regulator transcription factor gives MRAMIVDDEAPARSELRYLLEETGRIDGIMEASSAREAVERLMDGKVDVMFLDIQMPKTSGMQLAEALHKLKNPPAIVFVTAYSEYALDAFGVDAVDYLMKPVEPERLAQALDKVQGRMKPEEPQSHSAVERIPVVKSGRKVLVPIDQIRYIEAKDDYSCIYTDVDRFLSTISLAKLEQKLAPHGFFRVHRGYIVNLEYVEDVEVISSGILQLGINGIEGKKISVSRRRVVALKRALGL, from the coding sequence ATGCGCGCAATGATCGTTGACGACGAGGCGCCCGCTCGCTCCGAGCTGCGTTACCTGCTCGAGGAGACCGGTCGCATCGACGGCATCATGGAGGCCTCAAGCGCCCGCGAGGCCGTGGAGCGCCTGATGGACGGCAAGGTGGACGTCATGTTCCTGGACATCCAGATGCCCAAGACGTCCGGCATGCAGCTGGCCGAGGCCCTGCACAAGCTCAAGAACCCGCCGGCCATCGTCTTTGTGACGGCCTACAGCGAGTACGCGCTTGACGCCTTTGGCGTGGACGCCGTTGACTACCTGATGAAGCCCGTGGAGCCCGAGCGCCTTGCGCAGGCGCTGGACAAGGTCCAGGGCCGCATGAAGCCCGAGGAGCCGCAGAGCCACTCAGCCGTGGAGCGCATTCCGGTGGTCAAGAGCGGACGCAAGGTGCTGGTGCCCATCGACCAGATTCGCTACATCGAGGCCAAGGACGACTACTCCTGCATCTACACCGACGTGGACAGGTTCCTCTCCACCATCAGCCTGGCCAAGCTTGAACAGAAGCTCGCGCCGCACGGGTTCTTCCGCGTGCACCGCGGCTACATCGTCAACCTTGAGTACGTGGAGGACGTCGAGGTCATCTCCTCCGGCATCCTACAGCTGGGCATCAATGGCATCGAGGGCAAGAAGATCTCCGTCTCGCGCCGTCGCGTCGTTGCGCTCAAGCGCGCGCTCGGGCTGTAG
- the pgi gene encoding glucose-6-phosphate isomerase — MSCIPAPIDATQTPEWAALAAHQKEMADGFTLKEEFAKDAQRVEKFSFDMDDLHFDLSKNLIDQKTVDLLCDLARAVKLEERRDAMYAGEHINTTEDRAVLHTALRRPASDKGKFVVDGQDTVADVHEVLDRMYAFANKVRSGEWKGVSGKRIEHVVSIGIGGSDLGPVMVYEALRPLADAGIDCRYVSNIDPNDMAEKVRGLDPETTLCIIVSKTFTTLETLTNAREAKTWMLQSLRAAGAIDGSAEQDADAIRKHFVAVSTALDLVADFGIDPENAFGFWNWVGGRYSVDSAVGLSLIIAFGPERFQEFLAGFHDMDHYFKNTPLEKNVVALMGLMNVWYVNFWGMGSHAVLPYNQYLHRFPAYLQQLTMESNGKSVRWDGTPVTSATGEVFWGEAGTNGQHAFYQLIHQGTRAIPADFIAFVNTPNPTKDDGQDVHELFLGNFLAQTKALAFGKTADEVRAEGTAEWMVPARVFDGNRPTTSVFGCELTPHALGELIALYEHITFVEGTVWGLDSYDQWGVELGKQLAKQITPAFHDDEALAQQDASTQALIAYYRAHRR, encoded by the coding sequence ATGTCTTGCATCCCCGCACCCATCGACGCCACCCAGACCCCGGAGTGGGCCGCCCTTGCCGCCCACCAGAAGGAGATGGCTGACGGCTTCACCCTCAAGGAGGAGTTCGCCAAGGACGCCCAGCGCGTGGAGAAGTTCTCCTTTGACATGGACGACCTGCACTTTGACCTCTCCAAGAACCTGATTGACCAGAAGACCGTGGACCTTCTCTGCGACCTGGCCCGCGCGGTCAAGCTGGAGGAGCGCCGCGACGCCATGTATGCCGGCGAGCACATCAACACCACCGAGGACCGCGCCGTCCTGCACACCGCGCTGCGCCGCCCCGCCTCCGACAAGGGCAAGTTCGTCGTGGACGGCCAGGACACCGTGGCCGACGTCCACGAGGTGCTGGACCGCATGTACGCCTTTGCCAACAAGGTCCGCTCCGGCGAGTGGAAGGGCGTTTCCGGCAAGCGCATCGAGCACGTCGTGAGCATCGGCATCGGCGGCTCCGACCTGGGCCCGGTCATGGTCTACGAGGCCCTGAGGCCCCTGGCCGACGCCGGCATCGACTGCCGCTACGTCTCCAACATCGACCCCAACGACATGGCCGAGAAGGTCCGCGGCCTGGACCCGGAGACCACCCTGTGCATCATCGTCTCCAAGACCTTCACCACGCTCGAGACCCTGACCAACGCCCGCGAGGCCAAGACCTGGATGCTCCAGAGCCTGCGCGCCGCCGGCGCCATTGACGGCTCTGCCGAGCAGGACGCCGACGCCATTCGCAAGCACTTTGTGGCCGTCTCCACCGCCCTTGACCTTGTCGCCGACTTTGGCATCGACCCCGAGAACGCCTTTGGCTTCTGGAACTGGGTCGGCGGCCGCTACTCCGTGGACTCTGCCGTGGGCCTCTCGCTGATCATCGCCTTTGGTCCGGAGCGCTTCCAGGAGTTCCTGGCCGGCTTCCACGACATGGACCACTACTTCAAGAACACCCCGCTGGAGAAGAACGTCGTCGCGCTCATGGGCCTCATGAACGTCTGGTACGTCAACTTCTGGGGCATGGGCAGCCACGCCGTCCTGCCGTACAACCAGTACCTGCACCGCTTCCCGGCCTACCTGCAGCAGCTCACCATGGAGTCCAACGGCAAGTCCGTTCGCTGGGACGGCACGCCCGTGACCTCCGCCACCGGCGAGGTCTTCTGGGGCGAGGCCGGCACCAACGGCCAGCACGCCTTCTACCAGCTCATTCACCAGGGCACCCGCGCCATCCCGGCCGACTTCATCGCCTTCGTGAACACGCCCAACCCCACCAAGGACGACGGCCAGGACGTCCACGAGCTCTTCCTGGGCAACTTCCTCGCGCAGACCAAGGCCCTCGCCTTTGGCAAGACGGCCGACGAGGTCCGCGCCGAGGGCACGGCCGAGTGGATGGTCCCCGCCCGCGTCTTTGACGGCAACCGCCCGACCACGTCCGTCTTTGGCTGCGAGCTGACCCCGCACGCCCTGGGCGAGCTCATTGCCCTCTACGAGCACATCACCTTTGTCGAGGGTACCGTCTGGGGCCTTGACTCCTACGACCAGTGGGGCGTCGAGCTGGGCAAGCAGCTTGCCAAGCAGATTACGCCGGCCTTCCACGACGACGAGGCCCTGGCCCAGCAGGACGCCAGCACCCAGGCGCTCATCGCCTACTACCGTGCCCACCGCAGGTAG
- the trxA gene encoding thioredoxin yields MAKAITGAEFDLVLSEARKPVLVDFWAPWCGPCRALGPIVEEVGQDFADRMDVYKCNVDDEDELAARFRIVSIPTLMLFKDGQPVHTVVGNMSKQALVAEIEPYL; encoded by the coding sequence ATGGCGAAGGCAATTACCGGTGCAGAGTTCGACCTTGTTCTCTCGGAGGCCAGAAAGCCCGTCCTGGTTGACTTCTGGGCACCTTGGTGCGGGCCGTGCCGCGCGCTGGGCCCCATCGTCGAGGAGGTCGGGCAGGATTTTGCCGACCGCATGGACGTCTACAAGTGCAACGTGGACGACGAGGATGAGCTGGCCGCGAGGTTCCGCATTGTTTCCATTCCCACGCTCATGCTCTTCAAGGACGGCCAGCCCGTGCATACTGTGGTCGGAAACATGTCCAAGCAGGCTCTGGTCGCAGAGATTGAGCCTTACCTCTAG
- a CDS encoding sensor histidine kinase: MRITTQRSVRGTNALLAAVLGASMLVLAWGISVGNVYVAIFVGVVAALCFVLVGTVNLVPDDSRSEATERTLRVAVGTLEHLRGGLTADNAQAICALLLPETNATGIAITNKTHVLACAGTVDPAFVAGSENARSTLEVLESKRMETFVAVDKEDGKDIRRLGPIGRRGDRTYGVVVPLLVQDKAVGTVKFYYARDLDIDRTQLAIGQGLGSLLSTQLSAYELDLQAELTARAEVKALQAQINPHFLFNTLNTIASLCRTDPMKARDVLRAFSMFYRRTLESSEKTLIPLEQELEQTRRYLTIEKARFGESRIVESEHVEPGCEALPVPSFLVQPIVENAVRHAMRDTGPLNIDIHVAADGDDILIAVADDGLGMTQEVANRLLEKPATMGASGQKGTGMALRNVAERIERFFDAGSGVEVVSKPGEGTCVTLKLVGARLNLARKNQTASA; the protein is encoded by the coding sequence ATGAGAATAACCACCCAGCGGTCGGTCAGGGGGACAAACGCCCTTCTCGCCGCCGTCCTTGGGGCATCTATGCTGGTGCTGGCGTGGGGAATCTCCGTTGGCAACGTCTACGTGGCGATTTTCGTTGGCGTGGTGGCGGCCCTTTGCTTTGTGCTGGTGGGCACCGTCAATCTGGTCCCGGACGACTCCCGCTCCGAGGCAACCGAGCGTACCCTGCGCGTGGCGGTGGGCACGCTGGAGCACCTGCGCGGCGGCCTCACGGCCGACAACGCCCAGGCCATATGCGCGCTTCTCCTGCCCGAGACAAACGCCACGGGCATAGCCATTACCAACAAGACGCATGTCCTGGCTTGCGCGGGAACCGTCGACCCGGCCTTTGTCGCCGGCTCCGAGAACGCCCGCTCCACCCTTGAGGTGCTCGAGAGCAAGCGCATGGAGACCTTTGTTGCGGTGGACAAGGAGGATGGCAAGGACATCCGCCGCCTTGGCCCCATCGGCCGCCGCGGCGACCGCACCTACGGCGTGGTGGTCCCCCTGCTGGTGCAGGACAAGGCCGTGGGCACGGTCAAGTTCTACTACGCTCGTGACCTGGACATCGACCGCACGCAGCTGGCTATTGGCCAGGGCCTGGGCTCGCTTCTCTCCACGCAGCTCTCTGCCTACGAGCTTGACCTGCAGGCCGAGCTCACGGCCCGCGCCGAGGTCAAGGCCCTGCAGGCGCAGATCAACCCGCACTTTCTGTTCAACACGCTCAACACCATTGCGTCTCTCTGCCGCACGGACCCCATGAAGGCCCGCGACGTGCTGCGCGCCTTCTCCATGTTCTACCGCCGCACGCTGGAGAGCTCCGAGAAGACGCTCATCCCGCTTGAGCAGGAGCTTGAGCAGACCCGTCGCTACCTCACCATCGAGAAGGCCCGCTTCGGCGAGAGCCGCATCGTGGAGAGCGAGCACGTGGAGCCTGGCTGCGAGGCGCTGCCGGTGCCGTCCTTCCTGGTGCAGCCCATCGTGGAGAACGCCGTTCGCCACGCCATGAGGGACACCGGCCCATTGAATATTGACATTCACGTGGCGGCCGACGGTGATGATATTCTTATTGCCGTCGCCGACGATGGTCTTGGAATGACCCAGGAGGTGGCAAATCGTCTGCTCGAGAAGCCCGCTACCATGGGCGCGTCGGGGCAGAAGGGCACGGGCATGGCCCTGCGCAACGTCGCCGAGCGCATTGAGCGCTTCTTTGACGCTGGCTCGGGCGTCGAGGTCGTGTCCAAGCCTGGTGAGGGCACCTGCGTCACGCTCAAGCTCGTGGGCGCTCGCCTCAACCTAGCACGTAAGAACCAGACCGCATCGGCGTGA
- a CDS encoding metallophosphoesterase family protein → MRYDIISDTHGFLEPDLLDQLQGADVIVHAGDICSGADYRTLQKIAPVQMCLGNNDWAYEYGPEVKTRKVFFSSGLRWQVVHYRQHLNLLKCDVAICGHTHRPFVERDEWTGTLVMNPGSPTYPRGSKPSMGRILCEDGRVVDAQIIEL, encoded by the coding sequence ATGCGCTACGACATCATCTCTGACACCCACGGCTTCCTGGAGCCCGACCTTCTGGACCAGCTTCAGGGCGCGGACGTCATCGTGCACGCGGGTGACATCTGCTCCGGCGCGGACTACCGTACCCTGCAGAAGATCGCGCCCGTGCAGATGTGCCTGGGCAACAACGACTGGGCCTACGAGTACGGACCCGAGGTCAAGACGCGCAAGGTGTTCTTCTCCAGTGGGCTGAGGTGGCAGGTGGTGCACTATCGCCAGCACCTCAACCTGCTCAAGTGCGACGTTGCCATCTGCGGTCACACGCACCGCCCCTTTGTTGAGCGCGACGAGTGGACGGGCACGCTGGTCATGAACCCCGGCAGCCCCACGTACCCGCGCGGCAGCAAGCCCTCCATGGGCCGCATCCTCTGCGAGGACGGCCGCGTCGTCGACGCCCAGATCATCGAGCTCTAA
- a CDS encoding glutamine amidotransferase, with protein MPDSAGKTIVEVLYPEYANQAGDNGNAMYLRACLPDATFVETSHDDVPYFAEHVPSLVLLCGMSEAQQEKTIELLMPYRDRLNELVDAGVPMLFTGSAPEVLGSKIVNPDGSEVCGLGILDFVTHRNMPERYHDVVIGDFVPAPGQQSIKVVGFKIQFTQVEGHNQTGFFCHDEVGFGLNKGTKLEGFRKNNLMATWLIGPLLPLNPDFTRYLLDLMGRADAPLAFEEDVRAAYRERLKTFRLPGMGLAY; from the coding sequence ATGCCCGATAGCGCCGGCAAGACCATCGTCGAGGTTCTCTATCCGGAGTACGCCAACCAGGCCGGCGACAACGGCAACGCCATGTACCTGCGCGCCTGCCTGCCTGACGCCACATTTGTGGAGACCAGCCATGATGACGTGCCGTACTTTGCGGAGCACGTGCCCTCGCTGGTCCTTCTCTGCGGCATGTCCGAGGCGCAGCAGGAGAAGACCATTGAGCTTTTGATGCCCTACCGCGACCGCCTGAACGAGCTGGTGGACGCCGGCGTGCCCATGCTCTTCACCGGCAGCGCGCCCGAGGTCCTGGGAAGCAAGATCGTGAACCCCGACGGCTCCGAGGTCTGCGGCCTGGGCATCCTCGACTTTGTGACCCACCGCAACATGCCGGAGCGCTACCACGACGTCGTCATCGGCGACTTTGTGCCCGCTCCCGGCCAGCAGTCCATCAAGGTCGTCGGCTTCAAGATCCAGTTCACCCAGGTGGAGGGCCACAATCAGACGGGCTTCTTCTGCCACGACGAGGTGGGCTTTGGCCTCAACAAGGGCACCAAGCTCGAGGGCTTCCGCAAGAACAACCTCATGGCAACGTGGCTCATTGGCCCGCTGCTCCCGCTCAACCCTGACTTCACGCGCTATCTGCTGGACCTCATGGGTCGGGCAGACGCGCCTCTGGCCTTTGAGGAGGATGTCCGCGCCGCCTACAGAGAGCGCCTCAAGACCTTCCGCCTGCCCGGCATGGGCTTGGCGTACTAG
- a CDS encoding MurT ligase domain-containing protein has protein sequence MADAHRGPRYQLAMAAAKATQAALTAAHRNGGQLPGVIAEKVDPQILADVPRPKTVVCVSGTNGKTTTNNLLNDLLADNGYEVVNNRAGGNVANGIQSTLIRNATMSGGAKKDMAVMELDELSFRKVLPYLTPDVILVTNLYRDSFSRNANPDFIFNVMSHYVSPKTKLVLNADDLISCRLAPQDANRVYYSIGRLADDTAEPQGIVCDLTACPVCGGKLEYDYCHLRHLGHATCKSCGFTNPEPDYELTALDREAHTFTVCERSHEGAPTHTYRYGNYSITNLYNLFSTVVVARELGLSAEAIGASLERGINVTALRYTEEEADGKRLVAVASKGENSTATSVALDTIRKEPGSKAVVVMLADAHKAANPKETEYIGWYYQTDFEYLKDPSIKQVVVQGATNPDLLPRLRLAGIDPDKLTMVETPEQAATAVDPSGVDSVFWAFDIYNGPDVEKSRTLVAQKIKEAADAR, from the coding sequence ATGGCTGATGCTCATCGCGGCCCCAGGTACCAGCTGGCCATGGCTGCCGCCAAGGCAACCCAGGCCGCGCTCACGGCAGCGCACCGCAACGGCGGCCAGCTCCCGGGCGTGATTGCCGAGAAGGTCGACCCGCAGATCCTCGCCGACGTGCCGCGGCCCAAGACCGTGGTGTGCGTCTCTGGCACCAACGGCAAGACCACCACCAACAACCTGCTGAACGACCTTCTCGCTGACAACGGGTACGAGGTGGTCAACAACAGGGCTGGCGGCAACGTGGCAAACGGCATCCAGTCCACGCTCATCAGGAACGCAACCATGTCCGGTGGTGCCAAGAAGGACATGGCCGTCATGGAGCTGGACGAGCTCTCCTTCCGCAAGGTCCTGCCGTACCTGACGCCCGACGTCATCCTGGTGACCAACCTCTATCGTGACTCCTTCAGCCGCAACGCCAACCCGGACTTCATCTTCAACGTGATGAGCCACTACGTGAGCCCCAAGACCAAGCTGGTGCTCAACGCGGACGACCTCATCTCCTGCCGCCTGGCGCCGCAGGACGCCAACCGCGTCTACTACTCCATCGGCCGCCTGGCCGACGACACCGCCGAGCCCCAGGGCATTGTCTGCGACCTCACGGCCTGCCCCGTCTGCGGTGGCAAGCTTGAGTACGACTACTGCCACCTGCGCCACCTGGGCCATGCAACATGCAAGAGCTGCGGTTTCACCAACCCCGAGCCTGACTACGAGCTCACCGCGCTTGACCGCGAGGCCCATACCTTCACCGTCTGCGAGCGCTCGCACGAGGGCGCGCCCACGCACACCTATCGCTATGGCAACTACTCCATCACCAACCTGTACAATCTCTTCTCCACCGTTGTTGTGGCCCGTGAGCTGGGCCTTTCTGCCGAGGCCATTGGTGCCTCGCTGGAGCGCGGCATCAACGTGACGGCCCTTCGCTACACCGAGGAGGAGGCTGACGGCAAGCGCCTGGTGGCCGTGGCCTCAAAGGGCGAGAACAGCACGGCCACGTCCGTGGCGCTCGACACCATCCGCAAGGAGCCCGGCAGCAAGGCCGTCGTGGTCATGCTGGCCGATGCGCACAAGGCCGCCAACCCCAAGGAGACCGAGTACATAGGCTGGTACTACCAGACCGACTTTGAGTACCTCAAGGACCCCAGCATCAAGCAGGTGGTGGTCCAGGGCGCTACCAACCCCGACCTGCTGCCGCGCCTGCGCCTGGCCGGCATTGACCCGGACAAGCTCACCATGGTGGAGACCCCCGAGCAGGCCGCCACGGCCGTGGACCCCAGCGGCGTCGACTCCGTCTTCTGGGCCTTTGACATCTACAACGGGCCTGACGTGGAGAAGAGCCGCACGCTTGTGGCTCAGAAGATCAAGGAGGCCGCAGATGCCCGATAG